A region of the Brachyhypopomus gauderio isolate BG-103 chromosome 11, BGAUD_0.2, whole genome shotgun sequence genome:
GCCGGCACTCGATATTCCCGTAAATAACATGTACAGAATGTCTCGATCAGATGATTGATAGAACAGCCAGAGAGAGATAAGAGGACAGACACAAAGACAACAAGAGAGACTATGTTTGAACTCTGTGTTGAACGCTGAAATTCTGACAGAGCGGAAAGCTCTCGGATTAAAGGAAGCAGATATAAAACGAGAGAAAAGATGAGgcaaaaaaaaatgaaagacaaaagAAAAGGAAGAAGAAAAGCTCCGGTTCTCCTTATCTCCATGGAAGCATGAGCTCGGGGGaacggggggcggggcttagggGATGACACCATCGCACATCAAACCCGCGAGCAGAAGAGCGGCACAGCTAGGCAAAGGGGAAAAAACACACAGCTCACGAAGACAAGAAAGGCCTCTCGCACGTGCTGCTCCTCGCTTTCATTCGCGCCGCGCGcgtctctgtctctccgtctCCGGTGCGCGAGGGCGCAGGTTCTCACCGGGTGCCGTGCGGTTCCGTCATGCCTTAAACACACTGCTGTTCCGGTCAGCTCATCTCACCTTTTGGCACACGTTCTCACTGTTAACCCAGTAGGTTGCAGGTGGACTTGCTGGAATAAACTAGTAACTGGTATATAATTATTTCCCCAGGACaaagttatatatattatacatatatatgatcAAAGGCATAAGAAGTTATATTTTAGCACCAAAATACTTTTGCCATCTTTTTTCCTTAGCTTCCATATGTAATATAGATTAtagagaacacaaacaaacaatcaATTGTTTTATAAGGTGTATAATATTTCAACCATTTCAAAGGTACTGAACATCCTTTGAAGTATAATGCACTATAcagaaggtgggggggggggggtgttgctcAATATACAGAGAGCAGAGCCACTTATATAGGTGTCGCCATGACTGTGAATACACTTGGGAGTCGGTAGCTGTTTATTGGATTTTCCAGGCAACCAGTTGAAATGAAATGGGGCAGTGTGAGTAAAGGCTAAACTGAAGGACCTTAAGACGAAGAAGAAGGCAGGTGTTGTTGTCGAGGGCTCAACTAAGGCCTGGTCTTAATCCCACAGAAGACTGTTGGCATGACCCTGCTGGCCATGAGCAACCCACTGAAACTTGGGCTCACAGAACAATGATGTTAATGACAATACAAGCTCTCGGTTAAGAGCATCAGAGCAGATGAAAAGAAAATCATGATATGTTAATATTTATTGTAATTTTATTCCAAATGTATTCTTTATTGGTTTACTTCTCAAGTCTTGCTGAACTCAGTAACCCAGTTACCTTCGAGTTACCATGGAAATGAACCCTTCTTTAGTTCAGGAATTAAAAAACTAAACTGCAAAAATCAGCAGCTTGAGAAGTCAATGACTACAAATCAAACATTTCTCAGCATCTGAAACATTAAAAATATTCCAATCTTTGAAGCTATACATTACAATGACAATTACAAAGACTTCCAACACCCCACAATGGCATTTTTTACAGAGAAATTAGATGGATCTATACAGGAAATAATGCCTCATTATTAATAAAAATGAAAGTAGGATTTATCTAATAAATTTCCACATAACCACCACAAAATGTCAATTGATTTGCAAGTAAAAAATTGAACATAGGACCTTCGAGAACACATCAAaccaccaccagagggcgatATATTACCAAGATTTTATGGAATAACCATAACTCTTGTAAGTTAACAAAACAAGACGGACACAAGACATCGACAAGACTAACGTAGTCACATGTAAATGAAGACCATGCATTCATCCTAGGGATTGGATCTAAGTCTTAAAATAAACTTATCGAAAGGCAGCTGCATTTGGAACCACGTGACCTTATCATTCGTCGTCATTTAATCaagacagcaaaaaaaaaaaacctcccaGCACTATTGCAAACAGCCTCTAGATGGTACCAATTCTCCACATTTGGCTGACAAAATGTATCTGAAAATATGAGGTTGCACATTTCCGTTCATTTTGGCAACCTATCAAtgataaaaggaaataaaaatattCTTCAAGGGAAAAATAAGACTATATCCACCTTAATATTTCTCCCAGTGTATGTTTCTTCTTGTGCTCGGTAACCCTGTTTATTGATGAGCTTGAGGGGGAAAATACTGCAGCTTTACCGAATTTTACATAAGACATGTAGTATCTAATATTAAATAACACACCAACCACGTAGTATATTCACATTTGCACTATTAGCACCCTTCACACGTAGCTGTCGGAGTCTCTCACTCCATTGAAAGCTGCACGCTCTCCtgagactgtatttgctgatgTTGCTGATCAAATTTTCGTGCTGATATATATACAGAAACACAAAGAAACAAGGTTTTAGTACATTTTTACAGTAACATTTTTTTACAGTAGTTTTATTACTTAACCGTGAAAAGGGGGTCAAAAACCTAGCCAGGCTCACTCACAGAGAGAATACATCTCTAGCTGTTGCCTCAGGCGGACCTTCTGCAGGCTGTCGTAGAAGTTCGGTTCTGGTGTCGCTCCAACTGTGGGTGGTACCGAGAAGATGCGCATGATTTTCCTCTTATTCCTACAAAGAAATGAATGAAAGATACGACACACCGTGTACGGTCGCTTCCATATATATCAAATATGCACTGGCCAAAGACACACTACTATACATTCAATACTAATACGTTACTAGGACGTTCAAATTCGTAATATTTGGTTTAAAAACATTATAAACATAAAGTTGATAGAAAATTGCTTACTTTCTAGCGTACATCAACAGTGCAAAGCTAACCAAAATAACGAGAAGGTAAACATTGGTGGCCTCGTTCCACGCTTCATGCACGGAATAATCCAGCGACTCCTCATTCGCCATCACCCCGTAACCCCCCATTACAAACACAACGCGTCCTTTTAAAAGGTTTATACAATATAGAGAGAGGCAGAACTGaataaacaacacaaaacctgTGTATAGTTTCCGTAAGgtgaacacaacaacaacaatcacACTTCCTACTTGGCACGCTTTGGTTATCATGTCAGAATAAAAGTCACGAGCGAAGAATGTTTCATTCATTTGACCACTTTATTATCTCGTTTTGGGTTTCTTTTTTTCTTAACGTtcttgttttgtattttttcttTAATTGGGTAGCTTAATTAGTAAGTAGTACAAatagcttttttatttatttaaaatgttttgttgACAGCAACCTACCCCTTGccttaattatatcacattaatttaatttaataataattaaaacattattaCATGAATGTGAATACATAAAGAagaatatatcatatatatatatatatatatatatatatatatatatatatatatatatatatatatatcagcaaaatatcataataataaatgCTGTCCTATTTTAAGATAGGACAATCATAAATGTTTAAGATATTAAAACGTAAGAAAGAAAATAAGACAACTAACATTTTGTCTACTGACTGACAAACAGCTTAAACAACTGCTTAattcaattaaattaaattcggTTCAGTGGCGTTCATATTCGTGGGCTGGTGCTTATTGCAATACACTTCAAGTCTCTTAGCACTGTAAACAGGAAATGAAATGAAGATACTGAACGTTGATTGGTTAAACGATTGAGAGGCGTACGAAAATCCTGGTCCGTGATTGGCTGTGCTATGATGTCGCTTCATGAGGCGAGAGTA
Encoded here:
- the smim19 gene encoding small integral membrane protein 19, with amino-acid sequence MGGYGVMANEESLDYSVHEAWNEATNVYLLVILVSFALLMYARKNKRKIMRIFSVPPTVGATPEPNFYDSLQKVRLRQQLEMYSLSRKFDQQHQQIQSQESVQLSME